The following are encoded in a window of Castanea sativa cultivar Marrone di Chiusa Pesio chromosome 5, ASM4071231v1 genomic DNA:
- the LOC142637343 gene encoding boron transporter 4, with protein sequence MENLRAPFRGIGNDVRGRLQCYKQDWTCGLRSGIGILAPTTYIFFASALPVISFGEQLSRDTDGSLSTVETLASTAICGIIHAILGGQPLLILGVAEPTVIMYTYLYNFAKGREDLGRGLFLAWAGWVCVWTALLLFLLAIFNACTVINKFTRIAGELFGMLIAVLFIQEAIKGMASEFEVPKAEDPKSEKYQFQWLYTNGLLGIIFTFGLLYTALKSRKARSWWYGTGWFRSFIADYGVPLMVLVWTALSFGVPGKVPSGVPRRLYSPLAWESTSLQHWTVVKDMGKVSPAYIFAALIPAVMIAGLYFFDHSVASQLAQQKEFNLKNPSAYHYDILLLAFMTLLCGLLGLPPSNGVLPQSPMHTKSLAVLKRQLMRRKMVESAKESIRQNASNSEVYGKMQAVFIEMDNSQVILPPITSVVKELEDLKEAVMKGENAKDTFDPEKHIDAHLPVRVNEQRVSNLLQSLMVAASVFAMPAIKKIPTSVLWGYFAYMAIDSLPGNQFWERMLLLFISPGRRYKVLEGVHASFVESVPFKYIATFTIFQFVYFLVCFGITWIPIAGILFPLPFFLLISIRQHILPKLFAKHHLQELDAAEYEEVTGAPRVSISLSFNERDAPHIGNGDRGVEMCDAEILDELTTRRGELKVRTVSFNEEKHGQVYPEDKQLE encoded by the exons ATGGAGAACTTGAGAGCTCCCTTCAGGGGTATTGGAAATGACGTCAGAGGAAGGTTACAGTGTTACAAACAAGATTGGACATGTGGTCTTCGTTCTGGAATtgg GATATTGGCCCCAACCACCTACATCTTCTTTGCTTCTGCTCTTCCTGTCATTTCCTTTGGTGAGCAACTAAGCAGAGATACAG ATGGTAGCTTGAGCACCGTTGAAACTTTAGCTTCTACTGCTATTTGTGGTATCATACATGCGATTCTTGGAGGACAGCCTCTTTTAATATTGGGAGTTGCAGAACCAACTGTTATTATGTACACATATTTGTACAACTTTGCTAAAGGAAGGGAAGATTTGGGACGCGGACTCTTCTTGGCTTGGGCTGGATG GGTTTGTGTTTGGACAGCTCTCTTGCTGTTTCTTCTTGCAATTTTCAATGCTTGCACAGTCATCAATAAATTTACGAGGATTGCAGGCGAACTGTTTGGCATGCTGATTGCTGTTCTCTTTATACAAGAGGCTATCAAG GGAATGGCAAGTGAGTTTGAAGTTCCCAAAGCTGAGGACCCAAAGTCAGAGAAGTATCAATTTCAGTGGCTTTACACAAATGGATTACTAGGAATCATATTTACTTTTGGCCTTCTCTACACTGCTTTAAAGAGCAGAAAAGCAAGGTCATGGTGGTATGGCACAG GGTGGTTTAGAAGCTTCATTGCAGACTATGGGGTTCCTTTGATGGTTCTTGTGTGGACAGCTCTGTCATTCGGTGTACCCGGAAAAGTTCCATCTGGTGTTCCCAGAAGGCTCTACAGCCCTCTTGCTTGGGAATCCACATCTTTACAACATTGGACTGTAGTAAAG GACATGGGCAAGGTTTCTCCAGCATACATCTTTGCAGCCTTAATTCCTGCTGTGATGATTGCGGGGCTTTACTTTTTCGACCACAGTGTTGCTTCACAGTTGGCACAACAAAAGGAGTTCAATCTTAAGAACCCTTCTGCATATCATTACGATATCTTATTGCTAGCTTTCATG ACTTTGCTTTGTGGATTGCTTGGGTTACCTCCTTCGAATGGTGTCCTTCCACAGTCGCCCATGCAcactaaaagccttgctgttcTCAAAAGGCAG TTGATGCGAAGGAAGATGGTGGAGAGCGCCAAGGAAAGCATAAGGCAGAATGCTAGCAACTCTGAAGTCTATGGCAAGATGCAAGCTGTGTTCATAGAAATGGATAACAGTCAAGTTATACTTCCTCCG ATTACTTCAGTGGTTAAAGAGCTGGAAGACTTGAAGGAAGCGGTAATGAAAGGTGAAAATGCAAAGGATACATTTGATCCTGAGAAGCACATTGATGCTCACCTGCCTGTCCGAGTTAATGAGCAGAGAGTGAGTAATCTCTTACAGTCACTCATGGTGGCAGCATCAGTTTTTGCTATGCCTGCAATAAAGAAGATACCTACATCGGTACTTTGGGGATACTTTGCTTACATGGCCATAGACAGTCTTCCTGGGAACCAGTTTTGGGAAAGGATGCTCCTTCTTTTCATATCACCTGGCCGGCGGTACAA GGTCTTGGAAGGAGTTCATGCTTCCTTTGTGGAGTCAGTACCATTTAAATACATAGCCACGTTTACAATCTTCCAATTTGTATACTTCCTGGTCTGTTTCGGTATAACATGGATTCCTATAGCTGGAATCTTGTTCCCATTGCCATTCTTCCTTCTCATCAGTATAAGGCAGCATATTCTCCCCAAGCTTTTTGCGAAGCATCATTTGCAGGAACTGGATGCAGCTGAGTATGAGGAAGTCACTGGTGCCCCAAGAGTTTCTATCAGCCTATCTTTCAAT GAAAGGGATGCACCACATATTGGAAATGGGGATAGGGGAGTGGAAATGTGTGATGCTGAGATATTAGATGAACTGACAACAAGAAGAGGGGAGTTGAAGGTTAGAACCGTTAGCTTCAATGAGGAGAAACACGGCCAG GTTTATCCGGAGGATAAGCAATTAGAGTGA